A DNA window from Lagenorhynchus albirostris chromosome 5, mLagAlb1.1, whole genome shotgun sequence contains the following coding sequences:
- the U2AF1 gene encoding splicing factor U2AF 35 kDa subunit isoform X3, which yields MAEYLASIFGTEKDKVNCSFYFKIGACRHGDRCSRLHNKPTFSQTIALLNIYRNPQNSSQSADGLRCAVSDVEMQEHYDEFFEEVFTEMEEKYGEVEEMNVCDNLGDHLVGNVYVKFRREEDAEKAVIDLNNRWFNGQPIHAELSPVTDFREACCRQYEMGECTRGGFCNFMHLKPISRELRRELYGRRRKKHRSRSRSRERRSRSRDRGRGGGGGGGGGRERDRRRSRDRERSGRF from the exons ATGGCGGAGTATTTGGCCTCCATCTTCGGCACCGAGAAAGACAA AGTCaactgttcattttatttcaaaattggaGCATGTCGTCATGGAGACAGATGCTCTCGGTTGCACAATAAACCGACCTTTagccag ACCATTGCCCTCTTGAACATTTACCGTAACCCTCAAAACTCTTCCCAGTCTGCTGACGGTTTGCGCT GTGCTGTGAGCGATGTCGAGATGCAGGAACACTATGATGAATTTTTTGAG GAGGTTTTCACAGAAATGGAGGAGAAGTACGGGGAGGTGGAGGAGATGAACGTCTGCGACAACCTCGGAGACCACCTTGTTGGGAACGTGTATGTCAAG TTTCGCCGTGAAGAAGATGCGGAAAAGGCCGTGATTGACCTGAACAACCGCTGGTTTAATGGCCAGCCGATCCACGCCGAGCTCTCCCCTGTGACCGACTTCAGAGAAGCCTGCTGCCGCCAGTACGAGATGGG GGAGTGCACACGGGGAGGCTTCTGCAACTTCATGCACCTGAAGCCCATCTCTCGGGAGCTGCGGCGGGAGTTGTACGGGCGCCGCCGTAAGAA GCATAGGTCACGGTCCCGGTCTCGGGAGCGTCGCTCTCGGTCTAGAGACCgtggccgcggcggcggcggtggtggCGGCGGGGGACGGGAACGCGACAGGAGGCGGTCGAGAGACCGAGAGAGGTCTGGGCGATTCTGA
- the U2AF1 gene encoding splicing factor U2AF 35 kDa subunit isoform X4 translates to MAEYLASIFGTEKDKVNCSFYFKIGACRHGDRCSRLHNKPTFSQTILIQNIYRNPQNSAQTADGSHCAVSDVEMQEHYDEFFEEVFTEMEEKYGEVEEMNVCDNLGDHLVGNVYVKFRREEDAEKAVIDLNNRWFNGQPIHAELSPVTDFREACCRQYEMGECTRGGFCNFMHLKPISRELRRELYGRRRKKHRSRSRSRERRSRSRDRGRGGGGGGGGGRERDRRRSRDRERSGRF, encoded by the exons ATGGCGGAGTATTTGGCCTCCATCTTCGGCACCGAGAAAGACAA AGTCaactgttcattttatttcaaaattggaGCATGTCGTCATGGAGACAGATGCTCTCGGTTGCACAATAAACCGACCTTTagccag ACCATCTTGATTCAAAACATCTATCGTAATCCCCAAAACAGTGCACAGACGGCTGACGGCTCACACT GTGCTGTGAGCGATGTCGAGATGCAGGAACACTATGATGAATTTTTTGAG GAGGTTTTCACAGAAATGGAGGAGAAGTACGGGGAGGTGGAGGAGATGAACGTCTGCGACAACCTCGGAGACCACCTTGTTGGGAACGTGTATGTCAAG TTTCGCCGTGAAGAAGATGCGGAAAAGGCCGTGATTGACCTGAACAACCGCTGGTTTAATGGCCAGCCGATCCACGCCGAGCTCTCCCCTGTGACCGACTTCAGAGAAGCCTGCTGCCGCCAGTACGAGATGGG GGAGTGCACACGGGGAGGCTTCTGCAACTTCATGCACCTGAAGCCCATCTCTCGGGAGCTGCGGCGGGAGTTGTACGGGCGCCGCCGTAAGAA GCATAGGTCACGGTCCCGGTCTCGGGAGCGTCGCTCTCGGTCTAGAGACCgtggccgcggcggcggcggtggtggCGGCGGGGGACGGGAACGCGACAGGAGGCGGTCGAGAGACCGAGAGAGGTCTGGGCGATTCTGA
- the U2AF1 gene encoding splicing factor U2AF 35 kDa subunit isoform X2, translated as MQEHYDEFFEEVFTEMEEKYGEVEEMNVCDNLGDHLVGNVYVKFRREEDAEKAVIDLNNRWFNGQPIHAELSPVTDFREACCRQYEMGECTRGGFCNFMHLKPISRELRRELYGRRRKKHRSRSRSRERRSRSRDRGRGGGGGGGGGRERDRRRSRDRERSGRF; from the exons ATGCAGGAACACTATGATGAATTTTTTGAG GAGGTTTTCACAGAAATGGAGGAGAAGTACGGGGAGGTGGAGGAGATGAACGTCTGCGACAACCTCGGAGACCACCTTGTTGGGAACGTGTATGTCAAG TTTCGCCGTGAAGAAGATGCGGAAAAGGCCGTGATTGACCTGAACAACCGCTGGTTTAATGGCCAGCCGATCCACGCCGAGCTCTCCCCTGTGACCGACTTCAGAGAAGCCTGCTGCCGCCAGTACGAGATGGG GGAGTGCACACGGGGAGGCTTCTGCAACTTCATGCACCTGAAGCCCATCTCTCGGGAGCTGCGGCGGGAGTTGTACGGGCGCCGCCGTAAGAA GCATAGGTCACGGTCCCGGTCTCGGGAGCGTCGCTCTCGGTCTAGAGACCgtggccgcggcggcggcggtggtggCGGCGGGGGACGGGAACGCGACAGGAGGCGGTCGAGAGACCGAGAGAGGTCTGGGCGATTCTGA
- the U2AF1 gene encoding splicing factor U2AF 35 kDa subunit isoform X1: MKMMIPANLLIFFFFFQFKLEVKCRVNCSFYFKIGACRHGDRCSRLHNKPTFSQTIALLNIYRNPQNSSQSADGLRCAVSDVEMQEHYDEFFEEVFTEMEEKYGEVEEMNVCDNLGDHLVGNVYVKFRREEDAEKAVIDLNNRWFNGQPIHAELSPVTDFREACCRQYEMGECTRGGFCNFMHLKPISRELRRELYGRRRKKHRSRSRSRERRSRSRDRGRGGGGGGGGGRERDRRRSRDRERSGRF, translated from the exons atgaagatgatgatTCCCGCtaaccttttaattttcttttttttttttcaatttaagctGGAAGTAAAATGTAG AGTCaactgttcattttatttcaaaattggaGCATGTCGTCATGGAGACAGATGCTCTCGGTTGCACAATAAACCGACCTTTagccag ACCATTGCCCTCTTGAACATTTACCGTAACCCTCAAAACTCTTCCCAGTCTGCTGACGGTTTGCGCT GTGCTGTGAGCGATGTCGAGATGCAGGAACACTATGATGAATTTTTTGAG GAGGTTTTCACAGAAATGGAGGAGAAGTACGGGGAGGTGGAGGAGATGAACGTCTGCGACAACCTCGGAGACCACCTTGTTGGGAACGTGTATGTCAAG TTTCGCCGTGAAGAAGATGCGGAAAAGGCCGTGATTGACCTGAACAACCGCTGGTTTAATGGCCAGCCGATCCACGCCGAGCTCTCCCCTGTGACCGACTTCAGAGAAGCCTGCTGCCGCCAGTACGAGATGGG GGAGTGCACACGGGGAGGCTTCTGCAACTTCATGCACCTGAAGCCCATCTCTCGGGAGCTGCGGCGGGAGTTGTACGGGCGCCGCCGTAAGAA GCATAGGTCACGGTCCCGGTCTCGGGAGCGTCGCTCTCGGTCTAGAGACCgtggccgcggcggcggcggtggtggCGGCGGGGGACGGGAACGCGACAGGAGGCGGTCGAGAGACCGAGAGAGGTCTGGGCGATTCTGA